From Leishmania infantum JPCM5 genome chromosome 21:
TGCAGTGCACGGCCAGGGACTTGTGGCGCTTCTGGTAACGCTGGTACTTCTTGATGAAGTGCAGGTAGTTGCGGCGGATGATGATGGTGCGGTGCATCTTGGTGGAGTGCACAACGCCGCGCAGGATGCGGCCGCGGATCACCACGTTGCTCGTGAAGGGGCACTTGCGATCGATGTACTTGCCGTTCAGCGCCTTCGCCGGGGTCTTGAAGCCCAGACCGATCTTCTTGGAATAGCGGATGTGGC
This genomic window contains:
- a CDS encoding putative 40S ribosomal protein S11, with product MHRPSRKHVNKSGHIRYSKKIGLGFKTPAKALNGKYIDRKCPFTSNVVIRGRILRGVVHSTKMHRTIIIRRNYLHFIKKYQRYQKRHKSLAVHCSPAFDPKQGDEVVIGQCRPLSKTIRYNVLEVVSKSSADKMGKKFAKN